A genomic stretch from Candidatus Hydrogenisulfobacillus filiaventi includes:
- the nirK gene encoding Nitrite reductase (NO-forming) (Evidence 3 : Putative function from multiple computational evidences; Product type e : enzyme) gives MFMFAPRYGRRTAAALAGFLALSVAGAGCGPAAAPNAPAPVAPASALAGNRANGISSAADPGLNQKPMPMTVARQGSQVFIHMYTEENWVTIAPGVRFHAWDFDGTVPGPVLHLQQGDQVSLTLTNLDPRLPHSIDLHAAQIAPSANYIDVMPGHSFTLHFTARVPGVYMYHCADGLEHMGKGMYGMVVVQPAGVPVTGPEFDLVQSEFYSSYQAMLNGSPQYVVFNGEADRYMTHPLTATVGEPVHFAVVNAGPNQWSAFHVIGAILQNVRPSGSRETVFHNLQTWSIAPGDGAWITVVFRHPGTYKFVTHDFADVAKGAVGEIVVKP, from the coding sequence ATGTTCATGTTCGCTCCGCGCTACGGCCGGCGCACGGCGGCTGCCCTGGCCGGTTTCCTGGCCCTGTCGGTGGCCGGGGCTGGTTGCGGCCCGGCGGCGGCCCCCAACGCCCCAGCCCCGGTTGCCCCCGCCTCCGCCTTAGCCGGGAATCGCGCGAATGGCATCAGCTCCGCCGCCGATCCCGGCCTTAACCAGAAGCCCATGCCCATGACGGTCGCCCGGCAGGGATCCCAGGTCTTCATTCATATGTATACCGAGGAGAATTGGGTCACCATCGCCCCTGGGGTCCGGTTTCATGCCTGGGATTTCGACGGAACCGTACCCGGGCCGGTGCTGCACCTGCAGCAGGGGGACCAGGTCAGCCTCACCCTTACCAACCTCGACCCCCGTCTACCCCACTCCATCGACCTGCACGCCGCCCAGATTGCCCCCAGCGCCAATTACATCGACGTGATGCCCGGCCATTCCTTCACCCTTCACTTCACCGCCCGCGTGCCGGGGGTCTACATGTACCATTGCGCGGACGGGTTGGAGCACATGGGCAAGGGCATGTACGGCATGGTGGTGGTGCAGCCGGCAGGGGTTCCGGTCACGGGGCCGGAGTTCGACCTTGTCCAGAGCGAGTTCTACTCCAGCTACCAGGCGATGCTGAACGGTTCCCCCCAGTATGTGGTCTTCAACGGGGAGGCCGACCGCTACATGACGCATCCTCTTACCGCCACGGTGGGGGAACCGGTGCACTTTGCGGTGGTTAACGCCGGCCCCAATCAGTGGTCCGCTTTCCATGTGATCGGGGCCATCCTCCAGAATGTGCGCCCTAGCGGCAGCCGCGAGACTGTGTTCCACAACCTGCAGACCTGGAGCATCGCGCCCGGGGACGGGGCCTGGATTACGGTCGTCTTCCGGCATCCGGGTACCTACAAGTTCGTCACCCACGACTTTGCCGATGTGGCCAAGGGCGCGGTGGGCGAGATCGTGGTCAAGCCCTGA
- a CDS encoding ABC transporter-like protein yields the protein MTTPGLVVEEVSRHLDGRLVVHPLSFTLPPGRILALCGANGAGKSTVLKMVAGVLPPSGGSIRLDGLAPAARPRDYARALGYLPDRDPLPPRLTGAEILAFFAALKGIARPQITAMAVRLGLEPVLDRAAGSLSQGYRRRLLLAQALAGRPRLLVLDEPGNGLDPRWSRELGRLLAEARTAGAAVLLSTHFMEEAEELADEVLFLHEGRVLGRGPVAAFQARFGVPGLRRAFFDLLAAAGV from the coding sequence ATGACCACGCCCGGGCTGGTCGTGGAGGAGGTCAGCCGGCACCTGGACGGCCGACTGGTGGTCCACCCGCTCAGCTTCACCCTGCCTCCCGGCCGGATCCTGGCCCTGTGCGGGGCCAACGGCGCCGGCAAGAGCACCGTGCTGAAGATGGTGGCCGGGGTGCTACCCCCGTCCGGGGGCAGCATCCGGCTGGACGGTCTGGCCCCGGCCGCCCGCCCCCGGGACTATGCCCGGGCCCTGGGCTACCTGCCCGACCGCGATCCCCTGCCGCCGCGGCTGACCGGCGCGGAAATCCTGGCCTTTTTCGCCGCCCTCAAGGGCATTGCCCGGCCGCAAATAACGGCGATGGCGGTTCGCCTGGGACTGGAGCCGGTGCTGGACCGCGCAGCCGGGTCCCTCTCCCAGGGCTACCGCCGCCGCCTGCTGCTGGCGCAGGCGCTGGCGGGCCGGCCCCGCCTCCTGGTGCTGGATGAGCCGGGCAACGGTCTTGATCCCCGCTGGAGCCGGGAGCTGGGCCGGTTGCTGGCGGAGGCCCGGACGGCAGGGGCGGCGGTGCTGCTTTCCACGCACTTCATGGAGGAGGCCGAAGAACTGGCGGACGAGGTGCTCTTCCTGCATGAGGGACGGGTGTTAGGCCGGGGACCGGTAGCGGCCTTCCAGGCCCGCTTCGGGGTGCCCGGGCTGCGGCGGGCCTTTTTCGACCTGCTGGCGGCGGCCGGGGTCTAG
- the cydA gene encoding cytochrome bb' ubiquinol oxidase, subunit I (Evidence 2a : Function from experimental evidences in other organisms; PubMedId : 9852001, 10551842, 15231791, 15849754, 16850406; Product type e : enzyme): protein MTQLGLARLQFGITTVYHFLFVPLTIGLSFLIAIMETQYYVTRNPVHRQLARFWGQLFLINFALGVVTGILQEFQFGLDWANYSRFVGDIFGAPLAVEALLAFFLESTFIGIWAFGWDRVSAGVHLLAIWLVALGTMLSALWILTANAFMQEPVGYVLVHHKAEMASFGALLANPQLWVEFPHVIMAAWLTASVFVLAISSYRLLQHRDGEAFVHSFRLAAVVGALASLLVIVIGDLQATLLVSSQPMKLAAADAIWNTTPAHAPWEVFSIVEGAAHRNVAVLAIPDLLSLLAYKRTVGAVEGINQIQAQYVHRFGPGNYIPPVAPTFYTFRVMILAGFLMLAMTWWALFLLKGDRFMARRRFLRLMGWTLILPYLANTAGWIMTEVGRQPWVVYGMLRTADGVSPPVTVPAADIWFSLIVFTLVYGLMAGFAAYLFRRYADAALGPETGTAEAGGAAPEYPRLV from the coding sequence ATGACCCAGCTCGGTCTGGCACGGCTGCAGTTCGGCATCACCACCGTTTATCATTTCCTCTTTGTGCCGCTCACCATCGGTCTCTCCTTCCTCATCGCCATCATGGAGACGCAGTACTACGTCACCCGTAATCCCGTTCACCGCCAGCTGGCGCGATTCTGGGGCCAGCTTTTCCTGATCAACTTCGCCCTCGGCGTCGTCACCGGCATTTTGCAGGAATTCCAGTTCGGGCTGGATTGGGCGAACTATTCCCGTTTCGTGGGCGACATCTTCGGAGCACCGCTGGCGGTCGAAGCCCTGCTGGCGTTTTTCCTGGAGTCCACCTTCATCGGCATCTGGGCCTTCGGCTGGGACCGGGTGTCCGCGGGCGTGCACCTGCTGGCCATCTGGCTGGTGGCCTTGGGCACCATGCTGTCCGCCCTTTGGATCCTGACCGCAAACGCGTTCATGCAGGAACCGGTGGGCTACGTGCTGGTACACCATAAGGCGGAGATGGCCAGCTTCGGGGCCCTGCTGGCCAATCCCCAGCTGTGGGTGGAATTTCCGCATGTCATTATGGCCGCCTGGCTGACCGCCTCCGTCTTTGTCCTGGCAATCAGCAGCTACCGGCTCCTCCAGCACCGGGACGGGGAGGCTTTTGTGCATTCCTTCCGGCTGGCGGCGGTGGTGGGGGCGCTGGCCTCCCTGCTGGTGATCGTCATCGGCGACCTGCAGGCGACCCTGCTGGTGAGTTCGCAGCCTATGAAGCTGGCGGCGGCTGATGCCATCTGGAACACCACCCCCGCCCATGCCCCCTGGGAGGTGTTCTCCATCGTCGAGGGCGCCGCCCACCGCAATGTGGCCGTCCTCGCCATCCCTGACCTCCTGAGCCTGCTAGCCTACAAACGGACGGTCGGGGCGGTGGAGGGCATTAACCAGATTCAGGCCCAGTACGTCCACCGGTTCGGGCCCGGCAATTACATCCCCCCGGTGGCCCCCACCTTCTACACCTTCCGCGTGATGATCCTGGCCGGGTTCCTGATGCTGGCCATGACCTGGTGGGCTCTTTTCCTGCTGAAGGGGGACCGTTTCATGGCCCGCCGCCGCTTTCTGCGCCTGATGGGGTGGACCCTCATTCTCCCCTACCTGGCCAATACCGCCGGCTGGATCATGACCGAGGTTGGGCGGCAGCCATGGGTTGTCTACGGGATGCTGCGCACCGCAGACGGGGTCTCCCCCCCGGTCACGGTGCCGGCCGCCGACATCTGGTTCTCCCTGATCGTGTTCACCCTGGTCTACGGCCTCATGGCCGGTTTCGCCGCCTACCTCTTCCGCCGCTATGCGGATGCCGCCCTGGGACCCGAAACCGGGACGGCGGAGGCGGGCGGGGCTGCACCGGAATACCCGCGGCTGGTGTAG
- a CDS encoding protein of unknown function (Evidence 5 : Unknown function) codes for MVAGWAIRCLAAAGNRIYSEHAVRLTAPGRGGPPPEVERRFIGPCGARATALCAVFHHPEAGGGGDA; via the coding sequence ATGGTGGCGGGATGGGCCATCCGATGCCTAGCCGCCGCCGGGAACCGGATTTATAGTGAGCACGCCGTACGGCTTACCGCTCCCGGAAGGGGCGGCCCCCCGCCGGAGGTGGAGCGGCGGTTTATCGGTCCCTGTGGCGCCCGCGCGACGGCCCTGTGTGCGGTGTTTCACCATCCGGAAGCGGGAGGAGGCGGGGATGCATGA
- a CDS encoding protein of unknown function (Evidence 5 : Unknown function), with protein sequence MTSNSGRAERLAVALQALHRYFRSGLLVDDRRPLTRVQWMILRLAAADPPPTVGMLATRLDVRPSTMSQMLDRLEKEGWVQRTAAAGDSRVRRVVPTSEGRALLERLNARALARLEVPLAQLGEEEQERLLALLETLVAAIRPQREEARP encoded by the coding sequence GTGACCAGCAACAGCGGTCGCGCCGAACGGCTGGCGGTGGCCTTGCAGGCCTTGCACCGCTACTTCCGCTCCGGGCTCCTGGTCGACGACCGCCGTCCCCTGACCCGGGTGCAGTGGATGATTCTGCGCCTGGCGGCCGCGGACCCGCCGCCGACCGTGGGCATGCTGGCGACCCGGCTGGACGTCCGTCCCAGCACTATGTCCCAGATGCTGGACCGGCTGGAAAAGGAGGGGTGGGTGCAACGGACCGCGGCCGCGGGGGACTCCCGGGTGCGGCGGGTGGTGCCCACCAGCGAGGGGCGGGCGCTGCTGGAGCGCCTGAATGCACGCGCCCTGGCCCGCCTGGAGGTGCCCCTGGCGCAGCTGGGGGAGGAGGAGCAGGAGCGGCTGCTGGCGCTGCTGGAGACACTGGTGGCGGCCATCCGCCCGCAGCGGGAGGAGGCCCGCCCATGA
- a CDS encoding protein of unknown function (Evidence 5 : Unknown function) yields the protein MRLAGYGLNRSLERRKTLHGVHADLRAHAGRSVSGHTPGLRSRRVTGSGRLTALSLT from the coding sequence TTGCGCCTTGCAGGCTATGGGCTTAACCGATCCCTGGAGCGCCGAAAAACCCTCCACGGGGTGCACGCTGACCTGCGGGCCCATGCCGGCCGGTCAGTTTCGGGCCATACGCCGGGCCTGCGATCCCGGCGGGTTACCGGCTCTGGCCGGCTTACTGCCCTCAGCCTGACCTGA
- a CDS encoding NAD-dependent epimerase/dehydratase, translating into MRIFVAGATGVIGRQLLPLLSAAGHQVTGMSRSPEGAARLHAAGFDGVVCDVFDLPALMAAVAGAHPDVILHQLTDLPDDPRGLPAAMAANNRIRREGTANLLAAAAAAGVRRILVQSVAWELPGEAGAAVAAMERQARAAGAVILRYGRFYGPGTYYTTAPPDPPRIAVASAARATLALLEAPSGVYPVVE; encoded by the coding sequence ATGCGCATCTTTGTCGCCGGAGCCACGGGGGTGATCGGGCGGCAGTTGCTGCCGCTCTTGTCCGCCGCTGGTCATCAGGTGACCGGCATGAGCCGCTCCCCCGAGGGAGCCGCCCGGCTGCACGCAGCCGGGTTTGACGGGGTGGTCTGTGATGTGTTCGACCTCCCGGCGTTGATGGCGGCGGTAGCCGGAGCTCACCCGGACGTCATCCTCCATCAGCTGACTGATCTGCCTGATGATCCACGCGGCCTGCCGGCGGCCATGGCGGCCAACAACCGCATCCGGCGGGAAGGCACCGCCAATCTGCTGGCGGCCGCAGCCGCAGCGGGGGTCCGGCGCATCCTGGTGCAAAGCGTCGCCTGGGAGCTGCCGGGCGAGGCCGGGGCAGCGGTGGCCGCGATGGAGCGCCAGGCCCGGGCGGCGGGGGCGGTCATCCTCCGTTACGGGCGTTTCTATGGTCCGGGCACCTACTATACTACGGCGCCGCCGGACCCGCCCCGCATCGCAGTCGCATCGGCGGCCCGCGCTACCCTCGCCCTGTTGGAGGCTCCCTCGGGCGTTTATCCGGTGGTGGAGTGA
- a CDS encoding exported protein of unknown function (Evidence 5 : Unknown function) yields the protein MTMAFRIRHGSITLAVLLAGVAGGAGACGRAPAPSPPAAPAPRPDIAAGRTLYRQTCSTCHGPAGGGTPSGPALNRGRQEPIPFASQTALTAFIQANMPANAPGSLSPAQAADVGAYVWTLMYPRH from the coding sequence ATGACCATGGCTTTTCGGATCCGGCACGGGAGCATCACGCTGGCAGTATTACTGGCGGGCGTGGCCGGGGGTGCAGGCGCCTGCGGCCGCGCCCCCGCTCCCTCCCCGCCGGCGGCCCCGGCTCCGCGGCCGGACATCGCCGCGGGCCGAACCTTGTACCGGCAGACCTGTAGCACCTGCCACGGCCCTGCCGGCGGCGGGACCCCCTCCGGCCCCGCACTCAACCGCGGGCGGCAGGAGCCGATCCCCTTCGCCAGTCAGACCGCCTTGACCGCTTTCATCCAGGCCAATATGCCCGCCAACGCTCCCGGCAGCCTGTCCCCGGCCCAGGCGGCCGATGTGGGCGCCTATGTGTGGACGTTAATGTATCCCCGGCATTAA
- a CDS encoding conserved protein of unknown function (Evidence 4 : Unknown function but conserved in other organisms), translating to MSRGRGRPAAGVLAAGWLMLAAWLGGCGPAAGPVPIHYGSDRCAECHMLIVHRRFAAQLLERDGRREKFDDLGCLLQWVAAHGGWGGVQAAWVKDYRTRRWLPVQQAAYVYDPGVASPMGYDLLAFRSRAAAAAVMDRQREPGLVLSFAGLLHRRWQPHLPRPMRTGSG from the coding sequence ATGTCACGCGGACGCGGCCGGCCGGCGGCCGGAGTACTAGCGGCCGGCTGGCTGATGCTGGCCGCCTGGCTGGGCGGTTGCGGCCCGGCAGCCGGCCCCGTCCCCATCCATTACGGCAGCGACCGCTGTGCGGAGTGTCACATGCTGATCGTGCACCGGCGGTTTGCAGCCCAGCTGCTGGAACGCGACGGCCGCCGGGAAAAGTTCGACGATCTGGGGTGTCTGCTGCAATGGGTGGCGGCCCACGGCGGCTGGGGCGGGGTACAGGCGGCCTGGGTCAAGGATTACCGGACCCGCCGCTGGCTGCCGGTGCAGCAGGCCGCCTATGTCTATGACCCCGGGGTGGCCAGCCCCATGGGCTATGACCTCCTCGCCTTCCGCAGCCGGGCAGCCGCAGCCGCTGTCATGGACCGGCAACGGGAGCCGGGGCTGGTGCTGTCCTTCGCCGGCCTGCTCCACCGCCGCTGGCAGCCGCACCTCCCGCGGCCGATGCGGACCGGGAGCGGCTAA
- a CDS encoding Nitrous oxide reductase maturation transmembrane protein NosY, whose translation MAVWRAVARREMRLGFRSPWAYGFLALFTGFALALWLIGRESLLGLGGYTRPVGALLNLILELVPLMTLMLGTQALAGDREDATRELLAAYAVPARPYLAGKAAGLLAVLAAVEATGFGAYALADALAGGPGPGSLAGLAAFSFGLTVLYLAWALWLGARAADRWQALTWSAAFWFLTVQVWPTLLVAVLSLLPYPWITPVLTALELVNPAELLRLTAVLLLGAGSVLGPAYLRLVQAGPGVTAALGAVWAGGLFLLAARRWERGRGI comes from the coding sequence ATGGCGGTCTGGCGTGCGGTAGCCCGGCGGGAGATGCGGCTCGGGTTCCGGAGTCCCTGGGCCTACGGCTTTCTGGCCCTGTTCACCGGCTTCGCCCTCGCGCTCTGGCTCATCGGCCGCGAGAGTCTGCTGGGCCTGGGCGGGTATACGCGACCAGTGGGGGCCTTGCTGAACCTGATCCTGGAGCTGGTCCCCCTCATGACCCTGATGCTGGGCACCCAGGCCCTGGCCGGCGACCGGGAGGACGCGACCCGGGAGCTGCTGGCGGCTTACGCGGTACCGGCCCGCCCCTACCTGGCCGGTAAGGCCGCCGGCCTCCTGGCCGTCCTGGCCGCGGTGGAGGCCACGGGATTCGGGGCGTACGCCCTGGCGGATGCCCTGGCCGGTGGCCCCGGGCCGGGCTCGCTGGCCGGCCTGGCCGCGTTCTCCTTCGGCCTCACGGTCCTGTATCTGGCCTGGGCCCTCTGGCTGGGGGCCCGTGCCGCCGACCGCTGGCAGGCCCTGACCTGGTCTGCAGCCTTCTGGTTCCTGACGGTGCAGGTGTGGCCCACCCTGCTGGTGGCGGTCCTGAGCCTGCTGCCCTACCCCTGGATCACCCCCGTCCTCACTGCCCTGGAGCTGGTCAACCCGGCGGAACTACTCCGGCTGACCGCCGTCCTGCTGCTGGGGGCCGGCAGCGTATTGGGCCCGGCCTATCTGCGGCTGGTGCAGGCCGGGCCCGGGGTGACGGCGGCCTTGGGGGCGGTGTGGGCAGGAGGGCTGTTTCTGCTGGCCGCCCGACGCTGGGAACGGGGGCGAGGGATATGA
- a CDS encoding Nitrous oxide reductase maturation protein NosD, which translates to MHGGWRYLMALAACGPLAWSPAFAAGIPMRAPTGAVIRLAPGTYRGPLHLTRPFTLTGGGRVTLTAPPGGGAAVTITASEVTLSGIRILDPDPAATAVVIRGRDDRVRDCRIVAAGRGVLVAGGAGVTLSGLDIRPPAGRVAAGDGVDLEDDRRDTVRRCSIRDMRWGVYVGDGYRDRIVGNRIAGSSYGIHLMFSQGTQVTANRFRRDLIGILVMEDSGSTVTGNQVTGNRGSSDAADLELYAALHDRITGNLLEGGRVGLFADNAVDDRIRANRIIGNFLGLRLSAASGNTISGNLLAGNVVEAEALASAGNRVAGNYWDGFQGLEVTGGSRSALPYRASPLLLALREAVPAYQVFFQAPGLQLLQSLFATGARHWLTDPAPLLHPPAGTVPPIPRRPLAAGAAGLVLLMAGLGSFAASNHPFRRRDRPR; encoded by the coding sequence ATGCACGGCGGCTGGCGGTACCTGATGGCGCTGGCAGCATGCGGACCCCTGGCCTGGTCGCCGGCCTTCGCGGCCGGGATCCCGATGCGGGCCCCAACGGGGGCCGTGATTCGCCTGGCGCCGGGCACCTATCGCGGACCCCTGCACCTCACCCGCCCGTTCACCCTCACGGGTGGCGGCCGGGTAACCCTGACGGCGCCGCCCGGCGGCGGGGCGGCGGTGACCATTACCGCGTCCGAGGTCACCCTGTCCGGGATCCGGATCCTCGATCCGGACCCGGCGGCCACCGCCGTCGTAATCCGGGGGCGGGACGACCGGGTCCGGGACTGCCGGATTGTTGCAGCAGGCCGGGGGGTGCTGGTGGCCGGAGGCGCCGGCGTCACCCTTAGCGGGCTGGATATCCGCCCGCCGGCCGGGCGTGTCGCTGCCGGGGATGGGGTTGACCTGGAGGATGACCGCCGGGACACGGTCCGGCGCTGCTCCATCCGGGATATGCGCTGGGGGGTTTATGTGGGGGACGGGTATCGGGACCGCATCGTCGGCAACCGGATCGCCGGCAGCAGCTACGGGATTCACCTGATGTTCTCCCAGGGGACACAGGTGACCGCCAACCGCTTCCGCCGGGACCTCATCGGGATCCTGGTGATGGAGGACAGCGGCAGCACCGTAACCGGCAACCAGGTGACCGGCAACCGGGGCTCCTCCGATGCCGCCGACCTCGAACTATATGCTGCTCTACATGACCGGATTACCGGCAACCTGCTGGAAGGCGGCCGGGTCGGCTTGTTTGCCGACAATGCCGTGGACGACCGCATCCGCGCCAACCGCATCATCGGCAACTTCCTCGGTCTGCGCCTGTCCGCCGCCAGCGGCAACACCATCAGCGGCAACCTGCTGGCCGGCAATGTGGTGGAGGCGGAGGCGCTGGCCAGCGCCGGCAACCGGGTCGCGGGCAACTACTGGGACGGGTTTCAGGGGCTGGAGGTAACCGGCGGCAGCCGCTCGGCCCTGCCCTACCGGGCCTCCCCTCTCCTGCTGGCCCTGCGGGAGGCGGTTCCGGCCTATCAGGTGTTCTTTCAGGCTCCCGGCCTGCAGCTGCTGCAGTCCCTCTTTGCCACCGGAGCGCGCCACTGGCTGACCGACCCTGCCCCTCTGCTCCACCCTCCAGCCGGAACCGTTCCCCCCATCCCCCGCCGCCCCCTGGCGGCGGGAGCTGCGGGCCTAGTCCTGCTCATGGCCGGGCTGGGTTCCTTTGCCGCCAGCAACCACCCCTTCCGCCGCCGGGACCGGCCGCGGTAA
- a CDS encoding Cobalt-zinc-cadmium resistance protein, translated as MRGADRRQRRKSGWMLASALFNGVLAAAKVGWGLYSGSTVVLADAVHSVSDVLGALLILAAIRFAPHRSPRFPYGLFKVEDLAALGGAELVLVAVYEIVAGVFLAGGAQAPRNPVATLLFIGAVLVAEGVFFAFERRAAIRLASPGLQSDVANWLGDLGAGLVVMAGIGGHLLRIPYAQDVAVVIIVVLILLGTWGVVKGAVLSLLDASVDPDLYARAQAILAATPEVDAVKELRLRRAGSVLFADATIAVSEASFHRAHDVASHAEERLRAGFPQLETVTIHYEPPARPFRRRAYLLAPDRGLSPHFGAAPLIRFEDEDPAGGPVTARVLANPMLKAERGTGIRLAAWLIAQGVEEIHLGPGRMEPALEALLNAAGVSVVVEGGHPRPSTGGPSGPGG; from the coding sequence CTTCAACGGCGTTCTGGCGGCGGCCAAGGTAGGATGGGGGCTGTACTCCGGCAGCACGGTGGTGCTGGCGGACGCCGTGCATAGTGTCTCCGACGTCCTGGGCGCCCTCCTGATTCTGGCCGCCATCCGGTTTGCGCCGCATCGCTCGCCGCGGTTTCCCTACGGTCTCTTCAAGGTGGAGGACCTGGCCGCCCTGGGCGGGGCGGAACTGGTGCTGGTGGCGGTTTATGAGATCGTGGCCGGCGTTTTCCTGGCGGGCGGGGCCCAGGCCCCGCGCAACCCGGTGGCCACCCTGCTCTTTATCGGGGCGGTGCTGGTCGCGGAAGGGGTGTTTTTTGCCTTCGAGCGCCGCGCTGCCATCCGGCTGGCCTCCCCGGGCCTGCAGAGCGATGTGGCCAACTGGCTGGGGGACCTGGGAGCAGGCCTGGTGGTGATGGCGGGTATCGGAGGCCATCTGCTGCGCATCCCGTATGCTCAGGACGTGGCGGTGGTGATCATCGTGGTCCTCATTCTGCTGGGGACCTGGGGAGTGGTCAAAGGCGCCGTGCTCTCCCTGCTGGATGCCTCCGTGGACCCGGACCTGTATGCCCGGGCCCAGGCCATCCTGGCCGCCACCCCGGAGGTTGACGCCGTGAAGGAGCTGCGCCTCCGCCGGGCCGGCAGTGTCCTCTTTGCGGATGCCACGATTGCCGTGAGCGAAGCCAGCTTCCATCGCGCCCACGATGTGGCCAGCCACGCGGAAGAGCGCCTGCGGGCGGGATTCCCCCAATTGGAGACGGTGACCATCCACTACGAACCGCCCGCCCGCCCCTTCCGGCGCCGGGCCTATCTCCTGGCCCCGGATCGCGGACTTTCCCCCCATTTCGGCGCCGCCCCCCTCATCCGCTTCGAGGACGAGGATCCCGCCGGCGGACCCGTCACCGCCCGGGTTCTGGCCAATCCGATGCTGAAGGCGGAACGCGGTACCGGGATCCGGCTGGCTGCCTGGCTGATCGCCCAGGGCGTAGAGGAGATCCACCTGGGACCGGGCCGCATGGAACCGGCATTGGAGGCCTTATTGAACGCCGCCGGGGTGAGTGTGGTGGTGGAAGGAGGCCACCCCCGGCCATCGACCGGCGGCCCCTCCGGACCGGGCGGATAA
- the cydB gene encoding cytochrome bb' ubiquinol oxidase subunit II (Evidence 2a : Function from experimental evidences in other organisms; PubMedId : 9852001, 10551842, 15231791, 15849754, 16850406; Product type e : enzyme): MPLADLWFLLLGVLFAGFFFLEGFDYGVGMLLPVAGRTDTDRRVVLNTIGPVWGANEVWLITAGGALFAAFPQWYATMFSGFYLALVLMLVALIVRGVALEYRSKVAAARWRAWWDGLVVFGSLLLALLWGVALSDLLHGLAINAAGNYVGGFLGLLSPYSLFGGLASLAMFALSGALYLDLRTRGPVQDRVRGILPRLGAVTVVLLGLYLLWTARLPGVLHHWGPAGIGAAVLGWVALLGERGLLVRRPGWAFILQAVAVVLTTAAIFLGLFPRVMVSSLNPAWSLTVTGAASNPYTLGVMTVVALVLVPIALAYQIWAHWLFRAPVQRNSPLEY; encoded by the coding sequence ATGCCACTGGCTGACCTGTGGTTCCTGCTGCTGGGGGTGCTGTTCGCCGGCTTCTTCTTCCTGGAGGGCTTCGACTACGGGGTGGGGATGCTGCTGCCCGTCGCGGGCCGCACCGACACCGATCGCCGCGTGGTCCTCAATACCATCGGTCCGGTATGGGGGGCTAACGAAGTGTGGCTGATCACCGCCGGCGGGGCCCTGTTCGCCGCCTTCCCCCAATGGTATGCGACCATGTTCAGCGGGTTCTACCTGGCCCTGGTGCTGATGCTGGTGGCGCTGATCGTCCGGGGCGTGGCCCTGGAATACCGCAGCAAGGTGGCAGCCGCCCGCTGGCGGGCCTGGTGGGACGGGCTGGTGGTTTTCGGCAGCCTGCTGCTGGCCCTCTTATGGGGCGTGGCCCTTTCCGACCTGCTGCACGGGCTGGCCATCAATGCAGCCGGCAACTACGTGGGCGGGTTCCTGGGCCTGTTAAGCCCTTATTCGTTGTTCGGAGGTCTCGCCAGCCTGGCGATGTTCGCCCTCAGCGGCGCCCTCTACCTGGATCTCCGCACCCGGGGCCCGGTGCAGGATCGCGTGCGCGGGATCCTGCCCCGCCTGGGCGCCGTTACCGTGGTGCTGCTCGGCCTTTATCTGCTGTGGACCGCGCGGCTGCCCGGGGTGCTGCACCACTGGGGGCCCGCCGGCATCGGGGCGGCGGTGCTGGGCTGGGTAGCCCTCCTTGGCGAGCGCGGGCTGTTGGTCCGCCGCCCTGGGTGGGCCTTCATCCTGCAGGCGGTGGCGGTGGTGCTGACCACCGCCGCCATCTTCCTGGGCCTCTTCCCGCGGGTGATGGTCTCTAGCCTCAACCCCGCCTGGAGCCTGACCGTCACCGGCGCCGCCTCCAACCCCTACACCTTGGGGGTAATGACCGTCGTTGCCCTGGTGCTGGTGCCCATCGCCCTGGCTTATCAGATCTGGGCGCACTGGCTCTTCCGGGCACCCGTGCAGCGGAATAGCCCGCTGGAATATTAG